From the Telopea speciosissima isolate NSW1024214 ecotype Mountain lineage chromosome 9, Tspe_v1, whole genome shotgun sequence genome, the window CAGGGCTAGCCCGATGCGCATGCAATCCATCTCTGTGCTCGGTTCCTACGGGCTTGCCAAGTAGGGCATGAGTATGGTGTGCACGGGCCAGGTCCAAGGTCAGTCCAGGTTAGCCAGTTGGCTTGGTCTATCCTGGGTtggacaaaaaaaatatatgttaaaAAGTTTAATGGGTTAGAATTAAAAGATTAATAACTTTTTATCCAAGCGGTTGATTTTGACACGCCTTGCATTGCCCGGAAGTTTTCTTCGAGCACTTTCCATCTACACGGTGATCAAGCCCCAATTTGTCAGGGAAACTGGCAAAATATACTTAGACGAGTGTGAGATCTGCAAAATGAGTTTTTTACACTAATCAAGGTCCAAATGGTATCggatttgaacaaaattttaTGCATGAGCTTAAAGCAACTAAAACAAAGTTATTCAAGGAGTTTTGGTTCAAAGTGGAAATGTTTGGATACCAAAATAGCACCAGgagtaaaatggtcatttttgcaTTAAGTGAATATCAAACGTTATTGGATTTGAACGAAATTTTACACATATGctcaaaataattaaataagacCATCCTCAGAGTTTTGGGTCAAATCTAGAAGATTTGAATATCGAAATCATGCCAAGAAAAATGACCTTGTTCGTCACATAATCGTCATGGGAGTCAGCTGGGCCCCTGATCATCATCTTTGGAGAGTCCCcgtcaaggttttaaaatgcaGTATCTATAATGCCCTGAAATGACTATTCCACtccctacaaaatgaaaaaactccTCCAATCGATTCCCCCCTATGCGCGTTCCCATTGGCCCCACACTAGTGCAAGGGTCATGCGATGGGCCAGAGTTGttctttcctttaagtttttaGCTTATAGGAACCCTCTTGCATTTAATAGGCATCATCTTAATGTGAAGACTCTAGAAGATACAATTAAGTTGGCCGTTTCTATGACATTGTCCAAGCAATAAGACCCCGTTTCTTtagaggggacttaggtgggggTGGGAAATGTTGATGTGgtacttcaaaatcccaccccaaccttgtttggttatcctggggtggtgaacttacaaaaactAAAAGAACATCATTAATTGCTTTTGTCTACTGATGcagcacttcaaaatcccacccctagcTTATCCAAAGTCCCAAAaaattggtgggactttggatactattcatgggaaaagtaactttacctcaacatttctACCCGAATAAAAGCCCACCagcatgtgggtcccatcttcccaacaatcccatCCCACCTTCCcatctaaacaaacggggcctcaAGGAATTGAATTGTTTGTCCATTGTGAAACTGTAATTTATCCAGGTATCCTCTATATAGGTTGAAAACTTGGCATATATGTTTGGACAAGTAACCTTATTCCCTCCAAAGTAATTATACACTCAAGTATGCTTGGGGAATGGTATGAATGGACACGTGAACAAGTATTATTTGAGAAATTAAAtatgacaaaaataaataaggactAAGTTTCGCTTCACCCacagaggacggttcacccccCATCCTAGGATTCATGAACCCGGGGTTTTAATATGTTCCCAAAAAACCCTCCCGATACCCCCTCCTGCCcgtggtgaatgggatctcattcagtGTGGGTGTAGGGAAACTCGGCCCTATAGATGGTTGCATTCATGCATTcatgcattcatgcatcatcaaGTTATAGTTTAACTACTTCTTGTACACAAGCAAGcaatttaaatataataaaaattgaGAGCCTGTATCCCCTCACTACAGCTAACAACGCCACCCCATCTCACACAATCTATGGGGTGTGGGGTCTACATCGCATTGATGATGTGAGATGGGGTGGGGTGATTACTTGGGGAGAGGAACCTGATTAAAAAATTGAAGGCTTACAACAATGGTTGGGACCGTTATTGATTGAAACTTATATTGTTGAGACTTATTTACTAAAAAGATATgccttaccccaaaaaaaaatttattgaaaagatATTCTTTATATATTCTTGCATGGTCACACTAATCAATCACCAACTGCTGATGTGGACCGTGTAAGACAAATGGAaattataaaaagaagaaaagttcttTCTGGGGGACACAGGGGTCACGTCCAGACACAGTAAGGGGCGAAATGACTGGACAAGTGACCTCTATATAGGTTGAAAACTTGGCATATATGTTTGGACAAGTAACCTTATTCCCTCCAAAGTAATTATACACTCAAGTATGCTTAGGGAATGATATGAATGGACACGTGAACAAGTATTATCTGAGAAATTAAAtatgacaaaaataaataaggactAAGTTTCGCTGCACCCACAGGACGGTTTACCCACCAACCTAGGATTCATAAACCcatatagggttttaatatgttccCAAAAAGCCCTCCCGATACCCCCTCCTACCctacggtgaatgggatctcattcagtGTGGGTGTATGGAAATTCGATCCTATAGATGGTTGCATTCATGCATAAAATGCACCATCAAGTTATAGTTTAACTACTTCTGGTGCACAAGCAAGCAATTCAAATATagaaaaaagatctctgtcagggagtggcctatgccagcactcccatgagtctatctctctcccccccatgtgaaaagacacctctgccccgtTGTATTAAGGAGGAAatagatagacacatgggagtgctggcgtaggccacactcccggatagaaaactgcttcctttcaaatataaataaaaattgagaGCCTGTATCCCCTCCCCGCAGCTAATAACGCCACCCCATCTCACACCGTCTATGGGGTGTGGGGTCTACATCGCATTGATGATGTGAGATGAGGTGGGGTGATTACCTGGGGACAGGAACCtgattaaaaaattgaaagctTACAATAATGGTTGGGACTGTTATTGATTGGAACTTATATTGTTAAGACATATTTACTAAAAAGATATTcgttaccccaaaaaaaaatttattgaaaagatATTCGTCATGTAATCATGCATGGTCACACTAATCAATCACCAACCGATGTGGACCGTGTAAGACAAATGGTAAttataaaaaggagaaaagttctttgtgggggacaTAGGGGTCACAGTCAAACACAGtagggggcgaaatgactgcccctcCTCCCCCCTGAAAAGCGAAAATCACGCCCCTTGAGATGCTAACGTGCCCTCTCATTGTCTGCCACGCGCACATGGCCCTTGTGCTTTCCCATATGAAAATTGACATCATTGCTATTATAAAATACCATTTGTGTCCCCAACGAACACAGAAGACCACCCTTATTGTGAAAAGAACACTAAAGACAAATTGGGTATGGTGACAGGCTCAAGGTAACCAACTATGGATATAAATATCAAACTCATTTACTAAATCAATAAGATCATCGACATACCTCTGACTCCGATTCACTTATCTCCTTCAAAAACTTATCATTTTTGGACGAAGAAAACGAGGTCTACCATGAAATATAAGAGAGGATCAAGTTAGCCAAGGAAACTTGCTATGAACAACACTAggtggggagaggggggggggtggaggggtgGTGTTGCAAACGCTAGCGATGGAGGATGGGTGATTGGAAAATAACAAGAAATCTCTTTCTCTTGCCATATGAACGCGTTGACTTATCATCTTTATCCCTCTGCAAATATTGGAACTGACCTACCCATTAAACTATTGGATCGGTCCTAGTTAGAACTGAATTTTGGAACCAATTAGTAAATGCATGAGACGGGTTGGTTCTAAGATGGGTCTCCCAACAGTTCCAGAATTGAAAGACTAGATTGGAAACACCAAGATCCGTTTAAAACTTGAATATAATCAAATATTTGGCATTGttgatttggattttcaaattttatatttattggtataaaaaatcccatccatattTATGCCACTTTgaacactctcattggcccctcgCATTGGTGCAGGGACTCCACAGGAAATGATCTCTTGCCGTTATATtttataggggaaagttttcctttACCCCAGAGTACGTAAAGGGTTCACTCACGAATCTACCTTCATAAATAAATACTCTTCCCCCATTTGTTggatgaccaaaatgcccttcatgGTTCCCAAGCACCCATCAAGTGCATTGATGGCATCTGTCAAGGAATTCTCCTTTTCAccatggcttaaggaaaacttgtTTCCGAACTTATATAAAGGTTAAGTtgtaattacaaagaaaaatcaAGGGTTATGCGTCAAACAAACACTTATATTAGAGTGTTTAGAACTTTGAGGGCCCAAAACCATTAAAGAACCGGAACTGAGCCATCCCATTTTCaatttaacaaaaaagaaaaaaaaaaaatgataatgagACCTTAACTCACTTTCTTTTGAATTATGAAGATAGATATAAATGAGGTGAATATagaaagataagaaaaaagaaatccagatcctctattgccgagctgtccggcagttcagacacagtgaggcatgcaatgaccgccttgcccctgcccaaacgccttagcgagaagagagagggaagcCAATTCCATGACGAGTAGTAGGAAATGTGACAAAAAATGCGCTACCAATGACACCAATCCCAACTGGCAAAGCTGTGAGGAGTTCCATAGTCTCCTCTGATGGTGTTGGGTAGAAACAATTCACCACATTCTGATCAAATAGTGTAATAGCAGCAAAAACCAGAGTTGACATGAAAGCATGTAAGAAATCAATGAACTTAAGTTGATATTCTGAAGCATCCTCAGGAGGAACTGTGATAGAATCATCGATGATCCATAATCCTCTTAAGGTTGCTATTCCATAATGGACTACTCCTTTATCATCTCTGAAACTATCTGTAAAGGATAATAGAAAGCATAACAGACCACAAAAGATCACAAGGCCTGCTGTCATGGATCGGCTGGCAACATCACAGTCACCTTTGTCACTGAAGATTGGAGATAGAAGTTGGAATACAAACACTGTCCCTGTAGGGAGGAGATTGGCTAAATTGGATACACTTTGAAAAGTTAAGCTTATGGCCTTCAGTAGAAGCTTAGTCCGATCAGGGTCCGGTGTTGAACGTCGCCGGAGGAGTGGCCGACGTTGATGTTCATCCATGATCAATTTGGAGTTTGGTTTTCACAATTCTTTTGGGAGGAAGAGGTAAAGGGGTTGAGATGTATAAGTAatggggagaagagaagagaagctcaaaccatttttgttttttgctttttttttttttttttttttttgggtaaacagaAATGTTCAAAGCACGGCaacattgtttttcttaattCCTGAGCTGAGTTCATGCCATGAGTAGTTACTTAACAAGCAATTTAACATAAAATGATTTTATTACTTCACTTAAGACTTATATAATGTACTTTGATTTGCCTTGTAACAGTTTAAAGTTTTGtcttattgttattattaattAAGCTTGTGTGTCCATTTGCATCTCATTAGCTTTAATCTTTCCAAACACTGGTCAAGATTGTGATGGTAATCTCCTTGTCCCTTAACCCTTGCATTGCTTcataaataaattattatgtTCTTTGGATTCTCTAGATTGAATTATTTTATAGAACTTCTATCTTCTCCTTTAATAATTTCTGTGAAAGATCCACTTCCAGTATTCCATATCAAGGATTAAGTTTTCTTGCACGCAACAATCAGCTTTTTTGTAATTATTCGGCAAGTTAATAATCTTAgagaataatattttttttgggaaaaagaactcccATGAGTCCCTCTttcttccccatatgaaaaaacACATTTGCCCAttttttgaggaggagagagatagatacatgcgAGTGTTGGCGTAAGCCACACACTCAGGCAAATAACCAGTTCACATTGTTTTTTTGGGAAGGATAGGTATGCTAGTGGTATGCCGTATGCTAGCACAATAcgtgtctatctttctcttccaccctttgaaatgattcccttacccctcaaagggaggaaaagagagataaacaAATAGGGTGTCAGCAtacggtataccgctagcatactcagccttttcccatttttttaagaaaattgcGTTATTTCctatacttttttatttttcttaagaaAACGACGAGGTTCCGTGGTGAATATTATCGTACATACATCACATACTACGTACGTGCCTTCATAACCACGATTGGTGATAAACTAAtaatcaaaagagagagaagtttAAAAAAATTCTCTTCCCTTCCTATTATTCCTATGTTTATTTGCTATAAATcttttgggaagcagttttctgtacgggagtatGGCCtgcgccagcactcccatgtgtctatctttctcctcatTAAAACAAgtgggtagaggtgtcttttcacatggggaggagagagatagactcatgggagtgctggcataggtcacactcccggacggagaacattttcccaaatatttttaggagatccctttgttctttattattagggaaaattacttgaacaccccttgtactatggccattttgcttagtCTCCCcaatgtttgaaacaattacttgacaccccccgaaacctgacggtgttagtctgttgttagtgtttaattggaaatgtccattttatcattatcacctattcaaaagaaaacagtggataaattaccaaattacTCTTCTTctacccttatcacctattcaaaagaaaatagtggataaattaccaaattacccttcttcttcttatcgcAAACAACCCAGAATATCCTACCACcggccattaaaaaaaaaccccaaccaTTGTTTTCGTCACGACGACGGCAGaatctttctctcactctcttcgCCAAACCCCAAAAGATTACCCAAAATAGCATATCCAAAGAACCAGTAGAGAGATCGATTAATAGTCCACCAAAATAGGAAGagaatcagaattagaaggtttaaACTAGGGCTTAAACCAGCCAGCCAAATAGACCTTTAacctggatcgagtggagctctCTAGAGAAAGAATAAATTTTTCGAATATGGGCCTGATCAAAAGAATTCTTGCAGAGAAGTTGCACCTTGAGATTGCAGCAGAGACAATCCTAAAACCAGTGAGCCGATATGAATCCCATGAGAAAATTCCAGATCTGATAGATCTCTGTTTAACAGGCCTTCAAAGGCAGGTCGAGTGCTTCTTGAATGGGGCAGGAACAACCCTCCAAATATCAGTCCTATTGGCTGTATGATGGCTGAGATTTGGGTCTTCGAATATCcaacagaaaacagaaaacagaaaatagaaaacagaaaatatatgtatgcacatgaaaaaaaaaaaagcaaaaggtAGCCATGGCTACTGCTTCAAGAACCGGCAGTCAATGTGTTGTATAAACATTTTTTTCAGCccttaacaataaaaaataaagtaagaaGAAGATGTCTAAAGTTTGTTGATTGTTTTTTAGGCAACAGGGCAACGGCATCTcagatttatttgtttttttttgtaccTGAATCGGCCATGAAAGAGatttattagggtttgaatctgaaatcatttaagggttttgggttattttgatttgaaatttgtttaagaaaaaataacttattTCTTAAATCTGTTAGGGTTTGAATATGAAATCGGTGGGTTGTAGGGataagaaggaggaagagggtaaaagggtcacttcactgccctttaagggtagtttaggcattacaaaaaatttaaccgatgacatcatcactaaactaatggacttgacctacttgaaagaaatggtatactgcagggggtgttcaagtaattgtttcacaCGTTGGGGAGACTaggcaaaatggccatagtacagagggtgtccaagtaattttctcttattattattattttttttttggtcgagTGACTTCCTGCCATCTTCAAGATGCAATCACCAACTAAAGATACGTTATGaatttgttttcataaatttttGAGTTATTTAATATTGTACAAGATAAATTAAGACACAAGCAAACCTCAACCCCAACGGATATTCTGTGATAATatctagggctgtaaacggatcggattcggctcggatagtgctatatcctcatccgcatccgattagctatcggacggattcggatagtgctaaatggatacggacacggatatggatctgatattttatccgtttacatgtgaatatagcttttcggatagctatagcctattcgtatccgcatccgtttagctttcggacggattcggatagtgctaaatggatacgaacacggatacggaaacggatttcaactactcatttacacccctaattaaTATCTACAGCCTTGGCATCCTcatccaaaaatcaaaatggcGGAGTGATCATCGGGCAACTCTTTATGGAAGAAGCTCGCTCATATAAAATTGCACATTAATTCTTTGAGTCGATTTAAGCAAAGAAACCAAATCCCAGATTCTTAGATCGATTGTTTCAGATCTGAGAGAGAACTGCTAAAACTTTTGGGACTGCAAGTACCGCCCATGAGAGCAAATAGCaaataaaaactcaaataatgggaaaaaaatagaagaagatcaGGTCGCCATGATACCCTGGTCGCCCATCAACAGAACGGAAGGATTTGCCCATCAAATCCATCGATGGCCGTTTCTCTGTTCCAAAACTATAAAACCATTATTCCATTTCTCAAGcaattgatatttttttgtttgtgtctGAGGACCCTATTCAAAAACACAAGTTGTTCATGATGTTATTTTCAGAGAAGTTAAAATGGAATTGCTTTGTTTGTTGTTTGTATGAAaggtgtttgatgaaatgcttAGTATGTATATACCACCTTGTGCCTACGAATGGTATACATTATTGTGATGTACTCACTATCTCACCAGCATTAGAAAATCAAGAATAGATTTTAGTTAGACATGTGCCAAACAACATTCCCATTCTATGAGGAATGCATTCTCCatcttgagaatgagaatgTGCATTCTAAGGATgggaatgtataccaaacacatccTTACATTTGTCCTTAAATTTAATTGGCTTGAATTTGTAATCCCAAAGGTGTAGCTCAATTGACAAGGGTGTTAGGAATTAATAACACAATAGAACAACAATTTGTAAACAAAAAACcgaaaaagagatttttttttatttttttaaaagaagaccaactatttttatttatgtatattTAAGTACACCTCTCTGTATAAGTATACACATATACAAATTCACAATCCCTAAAAAAAAACCACTCTCATCGACAAATCCCAACCTCTCTCATTGACAAATCCCCTCCTTGTAGCTAATAACGCCATCCCATCTCCCACCGTCTATGGGGTGTGGGGTCTACATCGCATTGATGATGTGAGATGGGGTGGGGTGATTACTTGGGGAGAGGAACCTGATTAAAAAATTGAAGGCTTACAATAATGGTTGGGACCGTTATTGATTGGAACTTATATTGTTAAGAGTTATTTACTAAAAAGATATtccttaccccaaaaaaaatttactaaaaaGATATTCTTCATGTAATCATGCATGGTCACatctttaccaaaaacaaaaaaatcatgcATGGTCACACTAATCAATCACCAACCGATGTGGACCATGTAAGACAAatgataattataaaaaatagaaaagttcTTTGTCGGGACACAGGGGTCATGTCCAGACATAGTGGGGGGGAGGGTGAAATAACTGCCCCCCCCTCCATGAAAAGCGAAAGGGAAAATTTCAaggacaccccctataagtattcaatatgtcacggacttaccaaactttgaaaaaatatcacagactacccttactttatgtttttatttcaatttagtccactccgttaggcctgtgcagttaagttgctgttaattcttttataataaTGAAATTATCCTTACCACAGTGAActccctataatacccttaatgatgaattaatgatgttagaacttagttttttataaaaaaacaattttgcctttgtttttattcaatacttttttgttattccttttttcttcccttcttcttctcgttcttcTCCTCCTGCTGTTTCTTCCtccgccgccaccaccatcaccaccgccaccccctccagccctccttcttTTGCTCCCCTACAACcccgccaccaccctctccagtctccccTGCCCGACCATGCTCTCAGTAATCCAACCccataaaaaccctaactctacaaattaaaaccctaaccctataaATTAAATGCTAAATATCGTTTGTCCTGGAGATCGATCACCCTCATTTAATAGTTAGAAACGATTTCAACTTTGACAGATCAATATTTCCATTAACTTACATAATCAAATTCACCACGCTCTACTATTTGAAGCAGGTCTAATTCAAATATTCAAAGTTTgaacaaatcaaaattttttttttttttattcttctttgctCATCCCTTTTATTCAGGCCATTTCTTGAGATGGAAAGTTTAGATGTGGGGTTTGTTGTATCGGAGGAGATTAGTCCGATTAGTCCCTTCTTTGGTTCTTCCCTTCGGCCATcacaaatttttgaaaatggggtttgaaaggaaaagaattttCTGAGGGTAATAGAAGAGTGTAGAAGGAGATAGCAGGGCGAGGGCGGTGGTAGCCTTGACGGCCAGGGTGGCCGCAGTGAGGCGATACTTTAAGCGACTGGTGTGAAGGACAAAGTAGATCTGACCGGGTTGTAATTCTTCAGAGGAATCGAGGGCAGGAATGTAATCGTCGTAACAGAGACCATCAGAGTTGCAGAGGAAGCAGGGCGAGGTTTCGATTTCGAAGACCAGCGATACTGTGATGGGTATGGGGTATTTGCGGAGATTGCCATTCATAGAGATGACATCGGCCGTGGAGGGAGCGAAGGGACCATCGGTGGTATCTGAAGAGAAAATCTAAGGAGGATCGGCTCTTGGTTTTCCCCTAGCTCAGGGAAATCCATCCCTGTTTCAGACTTTTTTGCTCCTTGCCGCTGGTAAAAGTCGCCGTAGTCGGAGCAGGTgatgaagatgaaatgacagttttgtctttttatttaaataactaaggggtaaaatggatatttagggaagaagatgaaatgatagttttgtcattttatttaaataactaagaggtaaaatggatatttcacctttgggtactaactgtgcttaacatCAGGGcgaaggttgccattttgaccaagtttggtaagtccgtgacatattgaatatttatagggggtgtccgtgaaattttcccaaagcGAAAATCTCGCCCCTGAGATGCCAACGTGCCGTCATTGGCTGTCACACACACATGGCCCTTGTGCTCTCCCATATAAAAATTGATATCATTGCTATTATATAATACCATTTGTGTCCCCAACGAACAAAGAAGACCACCCTTATTGTGAAAAGAACACCAAGGACAAATTGGGTATGGTGATAGGCTCAATGGAACCAACAATGGTTACAAATATCAAACCCACTTACTAAATCAATAAGATCATCTACATGCCTTTGACTCCGACTCCGAGTCACTCATCTCCTTCAAAAACTCATCATTTGTGGACGAAGAAAACGAGGCCTAACACGAAATATAAGAGCTGGTCAAGTTAGCCAAGGAAACTTGCTATGAACCACACTAGGTGGGGAGAGGGGGCTGGAGGGGTGGTGTTGCAAAAGCTAGCGATGGAGGATGGGTGATTGGAAAATAAcaagaaatctctctctctctctctctctctccatatgaACGCGTTGACTTGTCATCTTTATCCCTATGCAAATATTGGAACTGACCCATCCATTAAACTATTGGATCGGTTCTAGTTAGAACTGAATTTTGGAACCAATTAGTAAATCAGACGGGTTTGTTCTAAGATGGGTCTCCCAACAGTTCCAGAATTGAAAGACCAGATTGGAATCGGCTAGAATTGTAATCACCAAGATCCGTTTAAAACTTGAATATAATCAAATATTTGGCATCGttgatttggattttcaaattttagatttattggtataaaaaatcccatccgtATTTATGCCAATGTgagcactctcattggccccctgcactggtgcaggggctacacaacCAAGTAGTGGTCTCTTGCCGTTATATtttataggggaaagttttccttcaccccaGAGTAAAGGGTTTTCTCACAAATCTACCTTCATTAATAGTCCCCTCCCCCCATTTGTTGGATGATCAAAATGCACATCATGGTTCCCAGGCACCCATCAAGCGCAATGATGGCATCTGTGAAGGAATTCCTTTTCAccatggcttaaggaaaacttgtTTCGTAACTTATATAAGGGTTATGTagtaattacaaagaaaaatcaAGGGTTATGTGTCAAACAAACACTTATATTTGAGCATTTAGAACTTTGAGGGCCCAAAACCGTTAAAGAACCGGAACTGAGCCATCCCATTTTCAATTtaacaaagaagaaacaaaaaagag encodes:
- the LOC122638688 gene encoding protein DMP4-like — protein: MDEHQRRPLLRRRSTPDPDRTKLLLKAISLTFQSVSNLANLLPTGTVFVFQLLSPIFSDKDSFRDDKGVVHYGIATLRGLWIIDDSITVPPEDASEYQLKFIDFLHAFMSTLVFAAITLFDQNVVNCFYPTPSEETMELLTALPVGIGVIGSAFFVTFPTTRHGIGFPLSSR